Proteins found in one Bacillus subtilis subsp. subtilis str. 168 genomic segment:
- the glgP gene encoding glycogen phosphorylase (Evidence 1c: Function from experimental evidences in the studied genus; PubMedId: 8145641, 9244254, 15272305; Product type e: enzyme), with product MFSSKERFADLFLKRLEMTCGKSFKDSAKLDQYKTLGNMVREYISADWIETNEKSRSNSGKQTYYLSIEFLLGQLLEQNLMNLGVRDVVEAGLKEIGINLEEILQIENDAGLGNGGLGRLAACFLDSLASLNLPGHGMGIRYKHGLFEQKIVDGHQVELPEQWLKNGNVWEVRNADQAVDVPFWGEVHMTEKSGRLHFRHEQATIVTAVPYDIPIIGYETGTVNTLRLWNAEPYAHYHGGNILSYKRETEAVSEFLYPDDTHDEGKILRLKQQYFLVCASLKSIVNNYRKTHKSLSGLHKKVSIHINDTHPALAVPELMRILLDEENMSWEEAWHITVHTISYTNHTTLSEALEKWPIHLFKPLLPRMYMIIEEINERFCRAVWEKYPGDWKRIENMAITAHGVVKMAHLAIVGSYSVNGVAKIHSDILKEREMRDFHLLFPNRFNNKTNGIAHRRWLLKANPGLSAIITEAIGDEWVKQPESLIRLEPYATDPAFIEQFQNNKSKKKQELADLIFCTAGVVVNPESIFDVQVKRLHAYKRQLLNVLHIMYLYNRLKEDSGFSIYPQTFIFGAKASPSYYYAKKIIKLIHSVAEKVNYDPAVKQLIKVVFLENYRVSMAERIFPASDVSEQISTASKEASGTGNMKFMMNGALTIGTHDGANIEILERVGPDCIYTFGLKADEVLSYQENGGYRSREYYQHDRRIRQVADQLINGFFEGEADEFESIFDSLLPHNDEYFVLKDFSSYADAQERIQADYRERRKWSEHSIVNIAHSGYFSSDRTIREYAKDIWGIKPMM from the coding sequence ATGTTCTCGAGTAAAGAACGCTTTGCAGACTTATTTTTAAAGCGTCTGGAAATGACGTGCGGAAAAAGCTTTAAAGATTCTGCCAAGCTGGATCAATATAAAACGTTGGGCAATATGGTCAGAGAGTATATCAGCGCTGATTGGATCGAAACGAATGAAAAAAGCAGATCAAATTCCGGGAAGCAGACATATTATTTATCAATCGAATTTCTGCTCGGTCAGCTCCTTGAGCAAAACTTAATGAATCTTGGTGTTCGTGATGTTGTAGAAGCTGGTTTAAAGGAAATCGGCATCAATTTAGAGGAGATCCTTCAGATAGAGAACGATGCAGGTCTCGGCAATGGCGGACTTGGGCGCTTGGCCGCTTGCTTTTTAGATTCGCTTGCTTCGTTGAACCTGCCTGGGCACGGCATGGGCATACGTTATAAGCATGGTTTGTTTGAGCAAAAAATTGTAGACGGACATCAGGTGGAGCTGCCTGAGCAATGGCTGAAAAACGGGAACGTATGGGAAGTAAGGAATGCGGATCAAGCAGTGGACGTGCCGTTTTGGGGCGAAGTCCATATGACAGAAAAAAGCGGGCGCCTGCATTTTCGCCATGAACAAGCGACAATTGTTACCGCTGTTCCTTATGATATCCCGATCATCGGCTATGAAACGGGCACTGTCAACACGTTAAGGCTTTGGAACGCCGAGCCCTATGCCCATTATCACGGCGGTAATATTTTGTCTTATAAGCGAGAAACAGAAGCGGTTTCTGAATTCTTATATCCCGATGACACCCATGATGAGGGGAAAATTTTACGGCTGAAGCAGCAGTATTTTTTAGTATGCGCAAGCTTAAAAAGCATTGTGAACAATTACCGTAAAACACATAAATCTTTATCCGGCCTGCATAAAAAAGTGAGCATTCATATTAATGACACTCACCCTGCGCTTGCGGTGCCTGAGCTAATGCGGATTTTGCTCGATGAAGAGAACATGAGCTGGGAAGAAGCTTGGCATATCACTGTACATACGATTTCTTATACAAATCATACAACATTGTCAGAAGCGCTCGAGAAATGGCCGATTCATTTGTTTAAGCCGCTGCTCCCGCGAATGTACATGATTATTGAAGAGATCAATGAGAGGTTTTGCCGTGCAGTTTGGGAAAAGTATCCTGGAGACTGGAAAAGGATAGAGAACATGGCGATTACAGCGCATGGTGTTGTCAAAATGGCTCATCTGGCCATAGTAGGCAGCTACAGTGTAAATGGCGTTGCAAAAATACATTCCGATATATTAAAGGAAAGGGAGATGCGCGACTTTCACTTGCTGTTTCCGAATCGTTTTAACAATAAGACGAATGGAATTGCCCACAGGCGCTGGCTGTTAAAAGCGAATCCAGGCTTGTCTGCCATCATTACAGAGGCGATCGGCGATGAATGGGTCAAGCAGCCGGAATCACTGATCCGTTTAGAACCGTACGCCACTGATCCTGCATTTATTGAACAGTTTCAAAACAACAAAAGCAAGAAAAAACAAGAGCTTGCCGATTTGATTTTTTGCACGGCCGGGGTGGTTGTGAACCCTGAGAGCATATTCGACGTACAGGTGAAACGGCTTCATGCATATAAACGGCAGCTGCTGAATGTTCTTCACATTATGTATTTGTATAACCGCCTCAAGGAGGATTCGGGGTTTTCAATCTACCCGCAAACCTTTATTTTCGGGGCAAAGGCTTCACCAAGCTATTATTATGCCAAGAAAATCATTAAGCTGATCCATTCTGTCGCAGAAAAAGTCAATTATGATCCGGCGGTCAAACAGCTGATCAAAGTTGTTTTTTTAGAAAATTATAGAGTTTCTATGGCTGAGCGAATTTTTCCGGCATCAGACGTAAGTGAGCAAATTTCAACCGCAAGCAAGGAAGCGTCTGGTACAGGGAATATGAAGTTTATGATGAACGGGGCTTTGACGATCGGCACGCATGACGGCGCAAATATCGAGATCCTTGAGCGGGTGGGCCCTGACTGTATTTACACGTTCGGCTTAAAGGCGGATGAGGTTCTATCGTATCAGGAAAACGGCGGCTATAGGTCGAGGGAATATTATCAGCATGACAGGAGAATCAGGCAGGTAGCGGATCAGTTGATCAATGGTTTTTTTGAAGGAGAGGCAGATGAATTTGAATCGATCTTTGACTCGCTGCTTCCGCATAATGATGAGTATTTTGTGCTGAAGGATTTCAGCTCATATGCAGATGCACAGGAGCGAATTCAAGCTGATTATCGAGAGCGAAGGAAATGGTCTGAGCATTCGATTGTAAACATTGCTCATTCTGGATATTTCTCCAGCGACCGCACGATCCGGGAATATGCGAAGG